The genomic segment TTAGATCAAATGTTAGGGAAGAATTTATATTCACACATATAGAACTTACGCATATCTATGGATTTGACATAAAACAATCGTGGACATGGGGAGTGATCCCTAGTTGACATGACTTTCATGCTTATCACTGATACAACTACATACCCAATTCTTAAAAGAtggattcttaaattcaatttagatgatttatatacTTGCATGTTCAACCACATAGATTACGCTAACTTTTATCTACTTTTTCCTTCTGGTATAAATCCTTGAGCAAAACGTTATGATAGGATATGGCAATGTGAATATATAATAGAACATTGCATATAACACTTCTGCACAAGTAAAATTGAGAAATAAGATAAATAAGAacgagaataaaaataaaattcaatttagatgatttatatatgtGGATGTTCAACCACATAGATTACATTAACTTTCATGTACTTTTTCTTTCTGGTATAAATCCTTGAATAGAACTTTATGATAGGATACGGTAATGTGAATACATAATAGAGCATTGAATATAACAGTTTTGTACAAGTAAAATCTCTAAATCTTAAAAATGAATAAACTAATTAGAGCAAAATTTAAGAATGAGATAAACAAGAATGAGAATAAGTTGGAAAGCCGGATAAACCGACTAAGAATAATTATGTgtaaactaattttaaatatttttagaaaactaACCCTCCGGTTACAACACGTTTTGGAATTTCGATCTGAATGGGTCCACAAAATTCAATGGGAAGAGGGAACTGGATTACGAGTTAAGTGTACGGAAATACTTAGTGAAGGTATGGACAGAAAAAAATACGATTCACTTCGAATTGCAGCAGTCTATTCTACTTCTAGAACAATTCCAGACGGGCAGAGATAGAgaaggggaaattaaataaattcgtCTATCCTTCTAAGAGGATCGATATTGTTATGTGGACACGTCGGGGAATCTGTTGATTTTGATTTAAGGCTCCTTCTCACTCTCTCTGTGTATATATATTGCATGGAGTGGAGTAGATGAGAGCAGAAAAAGGTTTCGAGgtttagaaaagaaaaagagaaatggagCGTTCAAAGCTGTTGGGTTTTGTGGTCTTGATATGCTTTACTATTCCAACGATATCATGTTCTTCGGACAGACTGTTTAGTGGTTGGCCGAAGTCTAGCAGcgatgaaaatgtaaaaataaggGTGAATATGACGCGCAGATCAGAGAGAGAGTTGGGTTTTTCTGAGAGATTGGGTTTGGCTGTGGATCGAAGTAAGAAGCGAATGAAGAAGATAGAGGCATTGATAAGAGGGCAATTAGACGCTGAAACGCCCGTTGAAGTAGGGGATGGAGAATTTCTGATGAGCGTTGCACTGGGAACGCCCTCTGTGAGCTTCGAAGCGATTGTGGACACGGGGAGCGATCTGATTTGGACTCAGTGCAAGCCTTGCAAGGACTGCTTCTCTCAGCCTACGCCAATCTTCGACCCCTCCAAGTCCCCCACATTTTCCACAATTCCCTGCGGTGATTCTCTTTGTGACGCCTTGGGGAGTACGCAAACCGGATGCAATCCAGATTGTACCTTTATGTATCAGTATGGCGATGGTTCCTTCACCAGCGGCGACCTGGCTTACGAGACATTGTCAATTGGGAGCAGCAAGGTTAAAGGCATTGcatttggatgcgggcatgacaacGAAGGACAAGGATTCTCTCAGGGTGGTGGCCTTGTGGGACTGGGAAGAGGTGGTCTCTCCCTTATCTCACAGCTGGGTTCCAAAGCAGAGAACATGTTCTCTTACTGTCTTTTGCCCATCACCGACTCTTCTTCACAAACCAGCCCCCTCTTTTTCGGCGAGGGTGCTTCCTTGAGCGGAGGAGCCAAGACTCTCCCACTCATCAAGAGCAGTATCATTCCCACTTTCTGGTACATTCCTATTACAGGAATcaccctcaatggtaaggcactagATATTCCTCCTGGAACTTTCGATCTGCAATCGGACGGCAGCGGAGGTATGATCATCGACTCCGGAACCACTGTTACCATCCTGGACCAGGCTGCCTACTCTCCTCTTAAGGAAGCAATTCAGTCCGCCATTGATCTCACTCCTGTAGACGGCTCTTCTACAGGTTTGGATCTTTGTTACCACACATCATCCGCTCACCTCACCTTGCCAACCCTCGTCTTCAACTTCAAAGGCGGCGTGGATTACGAGCTTCCGGCAGACAACTTTTTCATTCAGGCATCTGAAAATCTCTTGTGCCTGGCAATGTTGGGTGAACCATCGGGGAATCCTTCCATCTTCGGAAACATACAGCAGCAAAACTTCCATATCCTTTACAACAATGCTCAGAACACGCTCTCTTTCAAGCCCACTAAGTGTGATTCTCTTTaaatcatcatctccctcttctaattcttcttcttctctttttctgtcTCTCTCATTTCCTCTTCCTCTGTCCTTCGAATGCAATATGTGATCTCGTCTCCTGCGTCTGCCTATTGCACTGTCCGATATGCGAATCATGTAAATTTTCATCTTCGTAGCTGCTTATTTTCAGTAAAATTGTTTGGCCCCTGTTGTTCTCGGGGACCTTCATTTATGGTTCCTTATGATATGCTACACTATGTGTGTTATtttggcatggaaatgaaggtgcgatAATTGATTATCAAAATATAAATTGCGAGTTAAAACAACGACAAgagaatttatataattataaagcaTTTGTAATGGTCTTATCTTTTCTTCAAGTCTTAAgtgtaaaataaattattgtatgCCTATGAATATTTTTAATGGTATTTAACTTTAAGATCCGTGTCTGTGATTTATACATTCAAATAATACTTATTTTCAATCATGTCCGCATTTCACATTACTAAGATCAAACGCAATTTAATGTAGCCTATATATAAGGTAAGGTTGTTGCTAAGAAGGTCTCTCTAATTTTCTCACAATTACTATTGTATAATTTTCTACTAGAGAAGACGAGTTCTCGAGAATTAAGAATATCATTTTGGAGCCTTTGCAATTTATTTAAAAGTGCTAATATTTAAGGCTATGCCTATATCACGATTCACGATTACCTATCAGCGCTTTATAGTGCATTCGATGACATCTTACACAAATCTTATATAGAAAACTTATTGATGGTGAATCGGGGCCTCTCATTTGAAAGGTTGCTACTACACTACAACGCACCttagataataaaattaaattatgtaatgtatttGTGCTTCAGAGTATGGATGTTAGACCACACATCAATTTTCAGCCATTGATAATGTGACATGATTACTTGTTTTCAACATTTTAATAGGATTGCATTAGGTTTTGGAACTTTTTTTCGTgacctaaaaaattaaaatattagtggACTACAACATAATAACACAATTATTGAGAAAAGTTTTGATTGCCTACAAAAAATCATAGTATCTTCACTCTTTCACCTTGTAAATCCTAACATGTTAATTTCAATTTCACATGATCTATGTTGCAGTGTCTACTTACGTATTATTATAGTCCAATGAACACAAAGGATACTAAAATCAATTATTTGAGAGAGTTGACACTTATTAGATTTTTAGATAGCCAAAAAACTTCTCAGATGAATAAAATATTGGTTGAGATAATTCTTAAatagatattattatatttatttaaataaacaataatttcttaaaaaatatccttaatatagagggagagagaactaATTATATATTCCAAGGAAAAAGTATTCGTAGTATTACATAGTTTACAATTGATAAAGCATTAACAAGTAAGAAACAcacaatgaataataaataaaacatataaatttaaaataattattaaatcaacCTCATACTTATTTCACCTTGACAATGCAAGGAGGGTAAGAGGAGGGATGGCGGCCCAATATGCTATTCATATAGTTTCTAAGGGCATTGGACAACATCTAAACTAACATCTTagcttatattttcttagtttatccAATTGGGCGATGAAGGTGAAGAGTGGAGtgcatttacatttgattaaattcttgttctaatttcattcttattatttatttattatcttgtaAAACTATTGTGCTAACTAGATAATGTGCAacctttgttaaggatttttccatctccctcgaccctatcaaccacctaaggtgagatgcatttagagcTACAAGCGATATAAAAAATTCTATGTTTCTCAATGCTCGACAATGTATGTCACACGAGGATAATATTAGGAAGTTTTAGATTGAACCAGTTTAAACAGagcctcctcttttctttttttattttattttggtaattactcCTTCAGCAAGGCATTTAACTAGCTACAATTGCTTTGTatccattaatttactattttgggtcatgaaaataatgtattctagtataatgccatttcatttttctttacttattattattattattatttttctatcgaagattcttgttgcaacggatatagatgctggaaaatatttatttattattcaatgtatagctagaaaggaagaaggatcattCAATTGGGAAAGGGATAATTTTACACTCTTAACTTAAATACAATAGAGCACTACAATTATTCGGTTGGTTTACTTTTTTATGGAAGCACTCCTTATAAATCATGTATCATAGTAGAGATGTCGACATTTGAATAATTGGCCGGCACAGGCCAAACCTAATCCCAACTAACTCTTCCATCATATTGCACACGTAGACTACTTTCATATACCGTCCTAAAGAATCCCATCTCAAAGCACATAGAGGTACCATGTTTCGAGAAGTCCAATGGGAAAGTTGATCTTAGCACTCacttgacaacatttactactttatctattggcttgattcttgaggattctcttcctgcaaaaatctttttcatttcattgaaacaaatgacattggattgatttttccctttatctattaattcaataaactctttctcatatcttgttaatcaatttttataacgtttaaaaaaaaatattggacctaAAGTAACATTAATTGATGGTGCAGCGAAGGGGAATCCCGGACCTGCTGGATATGGGGGAGTGGTGCGTGATAATAATGGCAGGATGGTCTCGATGGTGGCCCTCTCTTTGGGTACCTAGACAAACCACTTTAGTGAGGCCTTCACAACgtataccaatatcaaattggccaaagagaaaggtttgagaagggtcttcttggagtgtgactccctaaacatcattaATTGTTTAACAACTTCCTCCTCCCCTAGTTGGTCGATTAAACATATTAttgaagatagcctaatgcttctCAGGGGATTCTACGAATTTACCATTTCACATGTCTATCGTGAAGGTAATAAGGTTGCCGATATTTAGGCCAACATTGGGGCCGACTTGCCAAGTAGGAAAGTTTGGAACATTTATGATCGGATCCCAGAGGATCTTCTTAACCTACTCCGTAATGATCATGATGCGTGCGAAGCTCAAGGGGCTTTCGGAAATGATGGAGAATGACGTCTTCCAAAGTGTCCTGGGCAAGACTTCTTCTATGAGGGGAAAGTCAAACTTTCTGGTggcgtttttgattgtttttgtttagctcaactctgtttgtgttgcaggttgttgagAATCGGTATTTTCCAAGATTGGGGGAGATAGGAACCGTTTGGAGCCCATAgtctatgaaaaatgatgaaataaggaaGCAGTATGCAAAGAACTTTCGATAAGTGTTTTTACTAGTTATATCGAGACGCTTCATGGTGCGGATGCCCTTGTTACCGAGGCCTTTGTTCATGGGTGGAAGTATGGTGTGCTCTGTGTCTATGGTATGGAGCTGGAGGTTGATGAGGAGATGGTGGATAAGGTGTCCAACATGCTATTCATATAGTTTCTAAGGGCATTGGACAACATCTAAACTAGTAGCTTagcttatattttcttagtttattcaattgggcgacgaaggtgatgagtggagtgcatttacacttgattaaattcttgttctaatttcattcttattatttatttattatcttttaaaaCTATTGTGCTTACTAGATAATGTGCAGCCTTTGTaaaggatttttccatctccatTGACCCGATTA from the Cryptomeria japonica unplaced genomic scaffold, Sugi_1.0 HiC_scaffold_396, whole genome shotgun sequence genome contains:
- the LOC131871343 gene encoding aspartic proteinase nepenthesin-1-like, giving the protein MERSKLLGFVVLICFTIPTISCSSDRLFSGWPKSSSDENVKIRVNMTRRSERELGFSERLGLAVDRSKKRMKKIEALIRGQLDAETPVEVGDGEFLMSVALGTPSVSFEAIVDTGSDLIWTQCKPCKDCFSQPTPIFDPSKSPTFSTIPCGDSLCDALGSTQTGCNPDCTFMYQYGDGSFTSGDLAYETLSIGSSKVKGIAFGCGHDNEGQGFSQGGGLVGLGRGGLSLISQLGSKAENMFSYCLLPITDSSSQTSPLFFGEGASLSGGAKTLPLIKSSIIPTFWYIPITGITLNGKALDIPPGTFDLQSDGSGGMIIDSGTTVTILDQAAYSPLKEAIQSAIDLTPVDGSSTGLDLCYHTSSAHLTLPTLVFNFKGGVDYELPADNFFIQASENLLCLAMLGEPSGNPSIFGNIQQQNFHILYNNAQNTLSFKPTKCDSL